Proteins from a genomic interval of Alphaproteobacteria bacterium:
- a CDS encoding peptide chain release factor 2 (programmed frameshift) has translation MIIATEVLSQIHDDISAVRGFLDPEKLQSQIDELNIQANDPELWNNPDNARAILQKKSGLEKTLDELVHMESEYATLRELYEIAPDDADVLGAIEKLGDMAHRAKFITLFREPADGNGAFLFIQAGAGGTEAQDWAQMMSRMYARWAERHGFTTEVIEEHEGDTAGIKNITYRISGERAYGWLKNEIGVHRLVRISPFNANGKRQTSFASVDVWPDIDDTIEIEINDKDLRIDTYRASGAGGQHVNKTDSAVRITHIPTNTVVTCQNERSQIQNKEMAMKMLRSKLYELEMQKRAEAEDAAKAAQKKIEWGSQIRNYVLYPYQLVKDVRTGVEKTDSDAVLDGDLDDFMLASLQQ, from the exons ATGATTATAGCAACAGAAGTTTTATCGCAAATCCACGACGACATTTCTGCCGTCAGGGGGTTTCTT GACCCCGAAAAATTACAATCACAGATTGACGAACTGAATATTCAGGCAAACGACCCGGAACTGTGGAATAATCCAGATAATGCACGGGCAATTTTACAAAAGAAATCCGGTTTGGAAAAGACGTTGGACGAACTGGTTCACATGGAATCAGAATATGCGACACTGCGCGAGTTGTACGAAATAGCACCAGATGATGCGGATGTGTTGGGCGCAATCGAAAAACTGGGCGATATGGCGCACCGGGCAAAGTTTATTACCCTGTTTCGTGAACCTGCCGATGGAAACGGGGCGTTTTTGTTTATCCAGGCCGGCGCAGGCGGGACGGAGGCACAAGACTGGGCCCAGATGATGTCCCGAATGTATGCACGCTGGGCCGAACGGCACGGATTTACAACCGAAGTTATCGAAGAACACGAAGGCGATACAGCCGGAATTAAAAATATCACTTATCGTATATCTGGTGAACGGGCGTATGGATGGTTAAAGAACGAGATTGGCGTACACAGACTGGTACGTATTTCCCCATTTAATGCGAACGGAAAACGACAGACCAGTTTCGCGTCTGTTGATGTTTGGCCGGATATTGATGATACAATCGAAATCGAAATTAACGACAAGGATTTACGTATCGATACATATCGCGCATCGGGCGCAGGTGGCCAGCACGTTAACAAAACTGACAGCGCGGTTCGCATTACCCATATACCAACCAATACTGTTGTAACATGTCAAAACGAACGCAGCCAGATTCAGAACAAAGAAATGGCGATGAAGATGCTGCGCAGCAAGTTGTATGAACTGGAAATGCAAAAACGCGCCGAGGCCGAAGATGCCGCCAAGGCCGCCCAGAAAAAAATTGAGTGGGGCAGCCAGATTCGAAACTATGTCCTGTATCCGTATCAGTTGGTAAAAGATGTGCGGACGGGTGTTGAAAAGACCGATTCCGACGCCGTACTGGATGGCGATTTAGACGATTTTATGTTGGCAAGTTTACAGCAATAA
- a CDS encoding HU family DNA-binding protein, whose translation MNKQQLIEAIANEVDVTKATAAACLDAFINTVTKVLKKKGEVRLVGFGTFATAKRKATTGRNPQTGAAIKIPASTQPKFKPGKALKEALN comes from the coding sequence ATGAACAAACAGCAATTGATTGAAGCAATCGCAAACGAAGTTGACGTTACCAAGGCAACTGCCGCTGCATGCTTGGATGCATTCATCAACACAGTTACAAAAGTTTTGAAAAAGAAAGGCGAAGTTCGCTTGGTTGGTTTTGGTACATTTGCAACTGCAAAACGCAAAGCAACAACAGGCCGCAATCCTCAGACTGGTGCTGCTATCAAAATCCCAGCTTCTACCCAGCCTAAATTCAAACCAGGTAAAGCATTGAAAGAAGCTTTGAACTAA
- a CDS encoding glycosyl transferase: MKKVAVLYIALGRYVSFWKGFYESCEKYLGPCEKEYFIWTDNNVFDYSDAKNVHVIHAQKKGWPYDTLLRFEMFLQREKELKEFDYIYFFNANMEFVNPVDLAEITPREWHDGLVAGSHPGRRGDVLSGNPDAFGYERRPESTAYVPYGKGKHYVCGAFNGGTSEAFLEMCRKLKKNIQIDLDNDIIARVDDESHLNAYLIDKKYLLCGRAYGFPEKKIKYVNPIEMAMIKIVSRHKGHPKYGGVRWLRGQTERKIPNNWFIRNVMIPGCKVVSVFIPSKKYRNKVKKYFGSI; the protein is encoded by the coding sequence ATGAAAAAAGTTGCCGTTTTATATATTGCACTGGGGCGATATGTATCTTTCTGGAAAGGGTTCTATGAATCATGCGAAAAATACCTGGGGCCATGTGAAAAGGAATACTTTATATGGACCGACAATAATGTCTTTGATTATTCAGACGCAAAAAATGTACATGTTATACACGCCCAGAAAAAGGGATGGCCATATGATACACTGTTGCGGTTTGAAATGTTTTTGCAACGCGAAAAAGAACTGAAAGAATTTGATTATATCTATTTCTTTAATGCAAATATGGAATTTGTAAATCCTGTGGATTTAGCCGAAATTACACCACGCGAATGGCACGACGGATTGGTCGCGGGCAGTCACCCGGGACGCCGTGGCGACGTGTTGTCAGGCAATCCAGACGCATTCGGATACGAACGCAGACCAGAATCAACCGCATACGTACCATACGGCAAGGGAAAACACTATGTCTGTGGCGCATTTAACGGCGGGACAAGTGAAGCGTTTCTGGAAATGTGCAGAAAACTGAAAAAGAATATCCAAATCGATTTAGATAACGACATTATTGCACGCGTTGATGATGAATCGCACCTGAATGCATATTTAATAGATAAAAAATATCTGCTGTGTGGGCGCGCGTACGGATTCCCAGAAAAAAAGATAAAATATGTAAACCCAATTGAAATGGCGATGATTAAAATTGTCTCGCGGCACAAGGGACACCCAAAATACGGCGGTGTACGGTGGCTGCGCGGACAGACAGAACGAAAAATTCCAAACAATTGGTTCATACGCAATGTTATGATACCGGGATGCAAGGTTGTGTCTGTGTTTATTCCGTCGAAAAAATATAGAAATAAAGTAAAAAAATATTTCGGTTCAATTTAA